The Verrucomicrobiota bacterium genome includes a window with the following:
- a CDS encoding MotA/TolQ/ExbB proton channel family protein, which translates to MRRTLRGGPWRTWLVLAAVLLVFGTAGVIFNAPAQDDGLEDILDDDTGDDTGDDIGGLGDDDDGGEAIDGEAIDDEAIDGEGDDTDDEGFAALDTGEEKKDRDTSTEQRQKFIYMLNQGGPLMYVLLAIEIVVVALIIESGFNVNSLKVLPVELVETIEEDFEKNDVDAVVQKCEENPGMLANVLHAGLTAPSASDADVKEAIELAGEHEGESFMTHVGYLSTFAVISPMVGLLGTVTGMIIAFREVAQSGGLGKPEQLAGGINQALLTTAFGLIIGIPAMFMYYYFKNRGLKILMVVENSVKRFMKWRTQPDNRGVPRGGIVPQRLVLLVDEALSNAFVGVMPVVGFILGPFAISKAIKIKAELREVGGNPTSAALTAEPWKATMALVLGAIDIVIWPLVLVLYIILG; encoded by the coding sequence ATGAGACGGACGCTTCGTGGCGGCCCGTGGAGAACCTGGCTCGTGCTGGCCGCCGTGCTGCTCGTGTTCGGCACGGCCGGCGTGATCTTCAACGCCCCAGCCCAGGACGACGGCCTCGAGGACATACTCGACGACGACACCGGAGACGACACCGGAGACGACATCGGTGGGCTTGGTGACGATGACGACGGCGGCGAGGCCATCGACGGCGAGGCCATCGACGATGAGGCCATCGACGGCGAGGGCGACGACACCGACGACGAGGGGTTTGCTGCCCTCGACACGGGTGAGGAGAAGAAAGACCGCGACACCTCGACCGAGCAGCGCCAGAAGTTCATCTACATGCTCAACCAGGGCGGCCCGCTCATGTACGTGCTGCTCGCCATCGAGATCGTCGTGGTGGCGCTCATCATCGAGTCGGGCTTCAACGTCAATTCGCTCAAGGTGCTCCCCGTCGAGCTGGTCGAGACGATCGAAGAGGACTTCGAGAAGAACGACGTCGACGCCGTCGTCCAGAAGTGCGAGGAGAACCCGGGCATGTTGGCCAACGTGCTCCACGCGGGGCTGACCGCGCCGTCAGCGTCCGACGCCGACGTCAAGGAGGCGATCGAGCTCGCCGGCGAACACGAGGGCGAGTCGTTCATGACGCACGTCGGCTACCTGTCGACGTTCGCCGTGATCAGCCCGATGGTCGGCCTGCTCGGCACGGTGACGGGTATGATCATCGCCTTCCGGGAGGTGGCGCAGTCGGGCGGGCTCGGCAAACCCGAGCAGTTGGCGGGCGGCATCAACCAGGCGCTGCTCACCACCGCGTTCGGCCTCATCATCGGCATCCCCGCGATGTTCATGTACTACTACTTCAAGAACCGCGGCCTGAAGATCCTCATGGTCGTCGAGAACAGCGTTAAGCGCTTCATGAAGTGGCGCACGCAGCCCGACAACCGCGGCGTGCCGCGCGGCGGCATCGTGCCCCAGCGCCTTGTGCTCCTGGTGGACGAGGCGCTCTCGAACGCGTTTGTCGGCGTCATGCCCGTGGTCGGCTTCATCCTCGGCCCCTTCGCCATCAGCAAGGCGATCAAGATCAAGGCCGAGCTGCGCGAGGTGGGCGGCAATCCGACCAGCGCGGCGCTGACGGCCGAGCCGTGGAAAGCCACCATGGCGCTGGTGCTCGGCGCCATCGACATCGTGATCTGGCCGCTTGTGCTCGTGCTCTACATCATCCTGGGCTAG
- a CDS encoding tetratricopeptide repeat protein, with protein sequence MAMRQLTTAILLLTICVASTCLSAADLSTPEAKQLTYATGLMRLGLYYEAAEEYGLFVTRFPRDPNAGSAAYYRAYAWYRYSTRSTFRNRARQAVAEFHKNYPNHPRFNLGYFLLGEIAMDEALELEAELNKLKRNNQPTTEVEAKFKKACERALPEYTAFIENTDLAKLASEGNTNRLEDMTRRVVTAYYNIAQCRRGLGQFGEAVAVYRILAARPEFADWGRDEAQFMIGQTYLDWARAAGGSSVERFTKARDEFKNIMFYGTGPGGRSEFSDDAKLGEAWCLYEIGSTNDCRDLLRDNEKFFNDTYALFKDNPNGVEARWVRSLWPEIYYLYGKSFFKDRKYEDAKTWFERVMNMGGDNPWKAEATRMLDECLAEIDKDQKRVVATVEDAIKAYDLAYNKYVTGQRESAAADFERIWRQFKGVRTWDHRDKVLYYWGKSLYGSGDDGRLFEAAAVFQYLSKMTDSRVTVPLEDGQNVWVITEALYWEGHSNWRLAEGMDEGRQKDAFIAEAILAFEKLAYIQPYHPKTAETLLNVGHHYLRSKEYVRAGLAYHKMVTLFPSHPDRPKALVNLCYVYRELDRLDDVLWAASEFEQTYPKDPGVVRIIDLKGNAFFKRAKAAQAPEQEQAYYAKAAAEYSKLKPDAFAWLPPLQREREFGKIFANAMFYAGFSYEKIGQTDKAIEFYQTFVDIAPPGNSFRAEGFARCAQAYYDAGRYADAVAVVRPFAAALNGSGGLDPTQDKGGEAVAVLAASLLKLGAAEADAAKAKELVAEAVAEAERLYEVYRTTPIGHQAYMTVAAAFRDAGRFDDMLAAYKALDANQRLHLDRAGASVEDNRRALASYTQLLFEAGGMIADTADELAKKGADTRQFDVTAGDFLARHLEQAKRILGRGKIPANSIEVYFRTASMLKRAGESDKAARALNKIITFAAPDHPDFLKAYYERGNVWREGGNPKRSLASYIYIIDYADKTNAAWKTYAALSRYHAGIALYTLDRKNAAKEQFTKLIETFAQEEGKDIQNAVTQARERLREIEQETAEAPSAG encoded by the coding sequence ATGGCCATGAGGCAGCTTACAACCGCCATTCTTCTGCTGACCATCTGCGTCGCCTCCACCTGCCTGTCGGCCGCTGACCTCTCGACGCCCGAGGCCAAGCAGCTCACTTACGCCACGGGGCTCATGCGCTTGGGCCTGTACTACGAAGCGGCCGAGGAGTATGGCCTCTTCGTCACGCGTTTCCCCCGGGATCCCAACGCGGGCTCTGCCGCCTACTATCGCGCCTACGCCTGGTACAGGTACAGCACGCGCAGCACGTTCCGGAACAGGGCCAGACAGGCCGTCGCCGAGTTCCACAAGAACTACCCCAACCACCCGCGGTTCAACCTTGGCTATTTCCTCCTGGGCGAGATCGCGATGGACGAAGCCCTCGAACTCGAGGCCGAGCTCAATAAGCTCAAGCGCAACAACCAGCCGACGACCGAAGTCGAGGCCAAGTTCAAGAAGGCGTGCGAACGCGCCTTGCCCGAATACACCGCCTTCATTGAGAACACCGACCTGGCCAAGCTCGCCTCCGAAGGCAACACGAACAGGCTCGAGGACATGACGCGCCGCGTCGTGACCGCCTACTACAACATCGCCCAGTGCCGGCGCGGCCTCGGGCAGTTCGGCGAAGCGGTCGCCGTTTACAGAATCTTGGCCGCCAGACCCGAGTTCGCGGACTGGGGCCGCGACGAAGCCCAGTTCATGATCGGCCAGACCTACCTCGACTGGGCCCGTGCGGCTGGAGGCAGCAGCGTCGAGCGGTTCACCAAGGCGCGCGATGAGTTCAAGAACATCATGTTCTACGGCACCGGCCCAGGCGGCCGCAGCGAGTTCAGCGACGACGCCAAGCTGGGCGAAGCGTGGTGCCTCTACGAGATCGGCAGCACCAACGATTGCCGCGACCTGCTGCGCGACAACGAAAAGTTCTTCAACGACACCTACGCCCTGTTCAAGGACAACCCCAACGGCGTCGAAGCACGGTGGGTCCGTTCGCTCTGGCCCGAGATCTACTACCTCTACGGCAAGAGCTTCTTCAAGGACAGGAAGTACGAGGACGCCAAGACGTGGTTCGAGCGTGTCATGAACATGGGCGGCGACAACCCATGGAAGGCCGAAGCGACCCGGATGCTCGACGAGTGCCTCGCCGAGATCGACAAGGACCAGAAACGCGTTGTCGCCACCGTAGAAGACGCCATCAAGGCCTACGACTTGGCCTACAACAAGTACGTCACCGGCCAGCGCGAAAGCGCCGCAGCCGACTTCGAGCGCATCTGGCGCCAGTTCAAAGGCGTACGCACCTGGGACCATCGCGACAAGGTGCTCTACTACTGGGGCAAGAGCCTCTACGGCAGCGGCGACGACGGCCGGCTCTTCGAGGCTGCCGCCGTGTTCCAGTACCTGTCCAAGATGACGGACTCGCGCGTCACGGTCCCGCTCGAAGACGGTCAGAACGTCTGGGTCATTACCGAGGCGCTGTACTGGGAGGGCCACTCGAACTGGCGGCTCGCCGAGGGCATGGATGAAGGCAGGCAGAAGGACGCCTTCATTGCCGAAGCCATCCTGGCTTTCGAGAAGCTCGCCTACATCCAACCCTACCACCCCAAGACGGCCGAGACGCTGCTCAACGTCGGCCACCACTATCTCCGCAGCAAGGAATACGTGCGCGCCGGGCTGGCCTACCACAAGATGGTGACCTTGTTCCCCAGCCACCCCGACCGGCCCAAGGCGCTCGTGAATCTCTGTTACGTCTACCGCGAGCTCGACCGGCTCGACGACGTGCTCTGGGCCGCCTCGGAGTTCGAGCAGACGTACCCCAAAGACCCCGGCGTGGTGCGCATCATCGACCTCAAGGGGAACGCCTTCTTCAAGCGCGCCAAGGCGGCTCAGGCGCCCGAGCAGGAGCAGGCCTACTACGCCAAGGCCGCCGCCGAGTACTCGAAACTCAAACCCGACGCGTTCGCTTGGCTGCCCCCGCTCCAGCGCGAGCGCGAGTTCGGTAAGATCTTCGCCAACGCCATGTTCTACGCCGGCTTCTCCTATGAGAAGATCGGCCAGACCGACAAGGCGATCGAGTTCTACCAGACCTTCGTGGACATCGCGCCGCCGGGCAACAGCTTCCGCGCCGAAGGCTTCGCCCGCTGCGCGCAGGCCTACTACGATGCCGGCCGCTACGCCGACGCGGTCGCCGTGGTCCGGCCGTTTGCCGCCGCGCTCAATGGGAGCGGCGGGCTCGATCCGACCCAGGACAAGGGGGGCGAGGCGGTCGCCGTCCTCGCGGCCTCGCTGCTCAAGCTTGGCGCCGCCGAGGCAGATGCGGCCAAGGCCAAGGAGCTCGTCGCCGAAGCCGTTGCCGAAGCCGAGCGCCTCTACGAGGTCTACCGCACCACGCCCATTGGCCATCAAGCGTATATGACCGTGGCGGCCGCATTTCGCGACGCCGGGCGCTTTGACGACATGCTCGCTGCCTACAAGGCGCTCGACGCCAACCAGCGCCTGCACCTCGACCGTGCCGGCGCGAGCGTCGAGGACAACCGCCGGGCGCTCGCGAGCTACACCCAACTGCTGTTCGAAGCGGGCGGCATGATCGCCGACACCGCCGATGAGCTCGCCAAGAAGGGCGCCGACACCAGGCAGTTCGACGTCACCGCCGGCGACTTTCTCGCCCGCCACCTCGAACAGGCCAAGCGTATCCTGGGCAGAGGCAAGATCCCAGCCAACAGCATCGAGGTCTACTTCCGCACCGCCTCCATGCTCAAGCGCGCCGGCGAGAGCGACAAGGCCGCCCGGGCGCTCAATAAGATCATCACGTTTGCCGCGCCCGATCACCCGGACTTCCTCAAGGCCTACTACGAGCGCGGCAACGTCTGGCGCGAGGGCGGCAATCCGAAGCGTTCGCTGGCAAGCTACATCTACATCATTGACTACGCCGACAAGACCAACGCAGCGTGGAAGACCTATGCCGCGCTCTCGCGCTACCACGCCGGTATCGCCCTATACACCCTTGACAGGAAGAACGCCGCCAAGGAGCAGTTCACCAAGCTGATCGAGACATTCGCCCAGGAGGAGGGCAAGGACATCCAGAACGCCGTGACCCAGGCGCGCGAACGCCTCAGGGAGATCGAACAGGAGACGGCCGAAGCCCCGAGCGCCGGCTGA